A single Pedobacter sp. PACM 27299 DNA region contains:
- a CDS encoding serine hydrolase, which translates to MNKIKFIVFSFVVLFTGVVQAQVLTSKQVDSLVEKTLAAFEVPGIAVAIVKDGKVIHSKGYGLRSISTKEPVNENTFFGIASNSKAFTAAGLGILVDEGKLKWDDKVVDLIPGFKLYNPYVTQEFTVRDLLSHRSGLGLGAGDLMIFPDANRVTKGELIHNMRYLKPVSGFRTKFDYDNLLYIVAGEVLAKVSGMSWEDFVETRIMRPIGMSQSAGDYPRLKDKKNSIDAHSLIDGKLTVISKGFPEISNAAGGIWSNVTEMSKWAIMQMANGKYGEGLNKSLFSEEVHREMWSPQTIIAGGSFNSYGLGWFLSAINGKLEVSHTGGLSGIVTQVTLIPELKLGIIVLTNQESGYAFSSITNTIKDGYFGIKGKDRIAVYKGYASEDKAESKKVTDEVWAAITAEQQKNTQKVDLSIYEGSFVDPWFGEVVIKKVNGKPWFQSLNSPKLTGEMLPYKGNAFVVKWTDRSMHADAFAIFSLDKEGKASGMKMAAVSPLTDFSYDFQDLDFTRAAKK; encoded by the coding sequence ATGAATAAAATTAAGTTCATCGTCTTTTCTTTTGTAGTTCTTTTTACAGGAGTAGTTCAGGCACAAGTACTGACCAGTAAACAGGTGGATAGCCTGGTGGAAAAGACGCTGGCTGCTTTTGAGGTACCCGGGATTGCAGTAGCCATTGTAAAAGATGGAAAAGTGATTCATTCCAAAGGATACGGACTTCGTTCTATCAGCACTAAGGAGCCAGTCAATGAAAATACTTTTTTTGGAATTGCTTCCAATAGCAAGGCTTTTACTGCCGCAGGATTGGGCATATTGGTAGATGAAGGGAAACTGAAATGGGACGATAAGGTGGTAGATCTGATTCCTGGATTTAAGCTGTATAATCCCTATGTAACGCAGGAATTTACTGTAAGAGACTTATTGTCCCACCGCAGTGGTTTAGGCTTAGGCGCAGGAGACTTAATGATTTTTCCGGATGCTAACCGGGTAACTAAGGGGGAACTGATTCATAATATGCGTTACCTAAAACCTGTTTCTGGGTTCAGGACTAAATTTGATTACGATAACCTGCTGTATATTGTCGCAGGAGAGGTACTGGCAAAAGTATCGGGAATGAGCTGGGAAGATTTTGTCGAAACCAGGATTATGCGTCCTATAGGAATGAGCCAGAGTGCCGGTGATTATCCTCGCCTGAAAGATAAAAAAAACTCCATTGACGCACATAGTTTGATTGATGGAAAATTAACGGTAATCAGTAAAGGTTTTCCGGAGATTTCTAATGCTGCAGGTGGTATCTGGTCTAATGTGACAGAGATGAGCAAATGGGCGATCATGCAGATGGCTAATGGCAAATATGGAGAGGGATTAAACAAGAGTTTATTCAGTGAAGAAGTTCATCGGGAAATGTGGAGCCCGCAAACGATTATCGCAGGTGGTTCTTTTAACAGTTATGGACTGGGCTGGTTTTTGAGCGCTATTAACGGGAAATTAGAAGTTTCGCATACCGGTGGTTTAAGTGGCATTGTGACGCAGGTGACTTTAATACCAGAACTGAAACTGGGCATTATTGTGCTGACCAATCAGGAGAGCGGTTATGCTTTTTCTTCCATTACCAACACGATAAAAGATGGTTATTTTGGCATCAAAGGGAAGGATAGAATTGCGGTTTATAAAGGGTATGCATCGGAAGATAAAGCAGAAAGTAAAAAGGTAACTGATGAAGTTTGGGCGGCAATCACGGCTGAACAGCAAAAGAATACCCAAAAAGTTGACCTGAGCATTTATGAAGGTTCTTTTGTTGACCCATGGTTTGGTGAGGTCGTCATTAAAAAAGTAAATGGTAAACCTTGGTTTCAATCTCTGAATTCCCCAAAATTGACTGGTGAAATGCTGCCTTATAAAGGAAATGCTTTTGTAGTGAAATGGACAGACCGAAGTATGCATGCAGATGCATTTGCGATCTTCTCTTTAGATAAAGAAGGCAAAGCTTCCGGTATGAAAATGGCTGCTGTTTCTCCATTAACGGATTTCAGTTACGATTTCCAGGATCTTGATTTTACACGTGCTGCAAAAAAATAA
- a CDS encoding SGNH/GDSL hydrolase family protein, which produces MKYSQKLSLLLVPMVLLVVSTAMNFKPKKIIFFGDSITQMGVAPGGYVDLIRKSLNPLKYEVIGSGIGGNKVYDLYLRMEEDVLAKKPDLVVIYVGVNDVWHKQSMRTGTDYDKFIAFYQALINKIQASGAKVVLCTPAVIGEKKNGANEMDADLDKYSGAIRELANKNKLPLCDLRDLFKTYEEKNNIADVAKGVLTTDGVHLNDKGNQTLAEVLIPLLK; this is translated from the coding sequence ATGAAATATAGTCAAAAGTTAAGTCTCCTGCTGGTACCAATGGTACTGCTTGTCGTATCTACTGCGATGAATTTTAAGCCTAAAAAGATTATTTTTTTTGGCGATTCTATTACCCAGATGGGGGTAGCGCCTGGTGGGTATGTAGACTTGATCCGTAAGTCTCTGAATCCTTTGAAATATGAAGTCATCGGATCTGGCATCGGTGGAAATAAGGTTTATGATCTTTACCTACGGATGGAGGAGGATGTGCTGGCAAAAAAGCCGGATCTGGTAGTGATTTATGTTGGCGTGAATGATGTATGGCATAAGCAATCGATGCGTACAGGAACCGATTATGATAAGTTTATTGCCTTTTATCAGGCATTGATCAATAAGATTCAGGCAAGTGGCGCAAAGGTGGTGTTATGTACGCCTGCTGTGATCGGGGAGAAGAAAAATGGAGCAAATGAAATGGATGCCGATTTGGATAAGTATTCAGGAGCGATAAGGGAGCTGGCAAATAAAAATAAATTGCCACTATGCGACTTGAGGGATTTGTTTAAAACCTATGAGGAAAAAAATAATATAGCAGATGTGGCCAAGGGAGTTTTAACGACTGATGGTGTACATTTGAACGATAAAGGGAATCAGACCCTTGCAGAAGTATTGATCCCGCTGTTGAAATAA